A window of Maioricimonas rarisocia genomic DNA:
AGACCGCGCGTAAGTGGGGCAGACATTCCTGTCTGCCCTTGATGCACTCTGGAGTCGCTGATTCAGTGCAGAGTATTGTCACCGGTGGCCCAGACAACCTGCTTGTCTGGGTCCCGAAGGGACAGGAAGCGGCCCCGGAGGCCCGCCTGATCTGCGAGCCCCCGCACACGGATCAAGTTCTCACACGACTTCTTGTGGCTGCGCCACCCAGACGCATTCTGCGTCTGGGCCACCCTTTTACTCTTCGAGGTTCACCACAAGGGGTGGCCCAGACAACTCGCTTGTCTGGGTCCCGAAGGGACAGGAGGTCGCTGTGCGACGGTCAAACCGACTCCTCCCCGCTACCCGGCTCCAGTTCCCGGTGCGAAAACTGCGCAATCGGGATCGCCAGGAACATCAGCCGGCTCAGGTCCGCACTCACCGGCAGCACCGCCCACGCCAGCAGACTCACCACCGGCGTCACCGCCGTGCGACGCAGAATGCTCTTCACCACTGGCTCCGGCACTTCCGCGCCGATCAGTCGACGGCCGTGTGCGGCGTACCACCAGATCCCCATCAGCGACAGTCCGCACGCCGCCTGCGTCGCCGCGTAGATCACCATCGCCAGCTCGTCGTGGCGAAAACTCGACTGCAGCCCGGTCGGAAACGGCACGAACGACACGCACAGCAGAAACAGCCCGTTGAGCGCCACGAACGTCCGGTCCACCCGGTCGATGTAGTGAAAGATCACGTAGTGCTGCAGCCAGTACGTCCCGACCAGGATGAAACTGACCACGTAGCCCCACAGCGGATGCAGCGACTCACGCAGAAAGCTCAGCAGTTGCTGATCGGTCATGTCATGGACCGAAGGCACCTCCAGTCCCAGCACGAGCAGCGTGATGGCAATCGCGATCACACCGTCGCAGAACGCCATCAGCCGTTCCGGTTTGTACATCGGTTCTCCACTCAAAGTTGAATCATCCCGGAGCGCTCGCTCCGAACTCGCCCGCCTCCTAACTCCTAACTCCTAACTCCTAACTCCTAACTCCTAACTCCTATCTCCTATCTCCTATCTCCTATCTCCTATCTCCTCCACAAACTCGTCGACCGACACGATCGGAATGCCAAATCCCCGGGCCCTTGCCGCCTTGCCCGAACGGCTCTCCGGATCGGCCGCCACCAGCAGATCGCACCCTCTCTTCGTCACGTTGGCGACCGGTTGCAGGCCGGCACTGGCCGCCATCGCTTCCAGATCGCTGCGACGCAGCGGCTCGCCGTACTCGTCCACGGCGGTTCCGGTAAAGCAGACCCGCGTTCCCTCGGCAATCGATGTCGGTGCCGCGGTCGTTTCGGTGACGTCCGGGATCTCGTAGTCGGTCACGTGCAGCAGCCGGGCCACCTGAGAAATGGCCGCGTGTTCCGCCTCGGTGATGACGTGATCCCGCATCGCCGCCCGCACCATGCAGTCGAGATACTTGCGATGCGCCGACATCACCTCCCCGCGGCTCAGTCCCAGGTCGAGGGCCAGTTCGAACAGATGCTGCCTCTCCGCCTGGGTGATCACCAGATCGTCCAGCACCCAGTCGAGTGCATCGAGGTACGAGAGCAGCAGGCCATCGGACGTCGGGTAGCGGGTCGCGGCCACCAGCCGCTCCATGGGCGTCACCTCCCCGCAGCCGTTCGCTTCCCGCCGCAATGTGCGAGGATTGTGCGGCACGCGGAGATCGCTGATGCGGGCCGGCGATCCGAAGGGTGCCCGGTCGAAGGCCCGCTGCAGCAGTCGTGCCGTCGCCCGCGCGTCGGCCAGAGCCCGGTGATGATGCTCCAGTTCAATGCCGTATGTCCGGCAGGCACAGTTGAGCTTCTCGCCGGTCTGCCGCAGCGTGCAGACGCCCCGTCCCGGGTACACCTCGGCGTTCAGCCGTTCGTACTCCCCGCAGATCATCCGCTGATCGAACGCCAGGTTGTGGGCGACGACCACTTTTTCGTGCAGGCGGGCCCGCACCGCTGCGGCCACTTCGTCGAACGTCGGTGCTCCAGCCAGCATCGACGGCGTGATCCCGTGCACGTGCACCGGCCCCACGTCCCGCTGGGGATCGATGAGCGTGTCGTACTCGTCGATGATTTCGAGCGATTCGTCGAGAACGACGATGGCGACTTCCAGAATCCGGTCATAGCGGCCGAAGCCGGTCGTCTCGACATCGACGACCGCGAACTGCCGAGCGGCAGCGTTCGAAGAGAACGTCATGGCATGGCCCTTTCTCTGGCGTTGCCCCGAAGCCACAACGTCGCGAAGTTGCGCGGCTTCGGTCACCCCGTCGTGCTGCAGATGCTAACCTGATACTGCGGCCGGACCAACCCTCCGGTTCGAACGTTCTTCCTGCCACCGATTCCCGCCCCCGGGGCCACTGCACATGACTGCCCGAATCCTGCTTCTTTCGATCTTCACACTCGCCGCACTCGGTGCCGCCGACTCCGCAACAGCCCAGACTCCCGCGGATTCCCCGGAGGCGAACATGAACCGTTCCGCTGACGAAACGGCCGTCATCGCGCGGCTGCGGGCCGCCATCCGCCACGAAGTCGAGCAGAAGCAGATCCCCGCCTTCTCGATCGCGATCGTCGAAGGGGATCGCGTCGTCTGGGCCGACGGCTTCGGACATGCCGACGCCGAGAAGAAGTCCCCCGCCACCGCAGAGACCGTCTACCGCGTCGGTTCGATTTCCAAGCTGCTGACCGACATCGCCATCATGCAGCAGGTCGAACAGGGCCGGCTCGATCTCGACGAGCCGGTACAGACGTACCTGCCCGACTTCGCTCCCGAAGATCCATACGGAGAGCCGATCACGCTGCGGCAGCTGATGTCCCACCGCTCCGGCCTTGTGCGCGAACCGCCGGTCGGCAACTTCTACGACAGCAGCGAACCATCGCTCTCCGAGACCGTCGCCAGCCTCAACGACACGTTGCTGATGTACAAGCCGGAAACCGCCACGCGGTACTCCAACGCCGGCGTGGCCGTGCTGGGTGCCGTCCTCGAACAACAGCTCGGCGTCTCGCATCCCGAGCAGGTCCGCCGGTCGATCCTCGCTCCCCTGGAAATGACGCGATCCAGCTTCGATCCGTTGCCGATCGCGGCCGATCAGACCGCCACCGGCTGGATGTGGACCTACGACGGGCGACGCTTCGAAGCGCCCCGGTTTCAGCTGGGGACCGGGCCGGCCGGCAATCTTTTCTCGACCGTGGTCGATCTGGCGAAGTTCCTCACCTGCCTCCTGAATGATGGCAAAGGTCCCGACGGGCCGATCCTCCAGCCGGAAACGCTCGCACTGATGGCGCAGCCGCTGACCGGACCGGATGGCAAGCCTGAGCAGTTCGGCCTCGGTTTTCATGTGACGGAACTCGACGGCGAAACCCGGATCGGCCACAACGGCGCCGTCTACGGGTTCTCCTCCGAACTGGCCGCCCTGCCGGATCGCAACCTGGGCGTCGCGACTGTTGCTGCCCTCGACGGCAGCAACGGGCTGGTCACCGAACTGTCCGACTACGCGCTGAGGCTGATGATCGCGGCGCAGGAGGGCAAACCGCTACCGACGTACCGCACCACGCAACCGGCTCCCCCCGAGTGGGCCGCCCAGTTGATTGGGCGTTACAAGGAAGTGGACGGCGACGGCTTCGCCCACATCTTTGAACTGAATGGCGACCTCTTCCTGCGGTGGGGACCGTTTCAGTTCACGCTGCGTGTCGCGGCCGATGACGGGTCGATCATCATCGACGACACGTTTGGAGTGGACGCGACCGTGACACTCGAACGAGGGGAACGCCTGCAGATTCGGGACAAGGTTTACCGTCGCCTGCCAGACGAGCCGCCCGCAGACACTCCGCCGCGATGGAAGGGACTCATCGGCGAGTACGGTCCCGACTACAGCACGACGTACATCCTCGAAGAGAACGGCCAGCTGCATGTGCTGCTCGAATGGTTCTACTACTACCCGCTTACCGAAGTCTCCGACGATGTCTTTGCCTTCCCCGACTGGGGCATGTATCCGGGCGAGCAGATCATTTTCAAGCGGGATGAAAGCGGACGGGCCACGCAGATGATCATGGCGTCCGTGCCGTTCCAGCGCCGCGAAGTCGGCACCCGCGATGGCGAGACGTTTCGCATCACACCGGTCAAACCGATTGATGACCTGCGGGACGAGGCCAGGTCCGCCTCGCCTCCGCCGGAACCGGGCAACTATCGCGATCCCGAGCTGACCGAACTGGTCGAGCTGGACGACACGATCTACCTCGACATCCGCTACGCGACGACGAACAACTTCACCGGTGCCGTCTTTTACCGTCAGCCGCGGGCCTTCATGCAGAAGCCGGCTGCCGAAGCGGTTGCACGCGCGCATCAGCGATTGAAGGAGCGTGGCCTGGGACTGCTGATCCACGACGCCTACCGTCCCTGGTACGTCACGAAGATGTTCTGGGATGCGACACCCGCCGAGCTGCGGGACTTCGTGGCCAACCCTGCCTACGGCTCGCGTCACAACCGGGGCTGTGCGGTCGATCTGACGCTCTGCGATCTCGAGACGGGAAAGCCGATCGGGATGGTGGCCGGCTACGACGAGTTTTCTCCCCGGTCGTTCGCCCTCTATCCGGGTGGAACCTCGCGGCAGCGGTGGTACCGCGAACTGCTCCGCCGCACGATGGAGGCGGAAGGCTTCTCGATCTACACGCTCGAATGGTGGCACTTCGATTACAAGGACTGGAAGAAGTACCGCATCGGCAACGTGACGTTCGAGGAAATCGAGGAGCAGTGAAGGGCGGGACGTGAATTCGGGCCATGAGCCCACCGGCCGCAACCGGTGGCCCCCAAAAATCGCAGAACGCTCACACGCTCTCCGCAGCCACTTCACAACCGGTCACTGCCGGCTGGCCCGTCACGCTGTCGTCAGAGCGACCAGC
This region includes:
- a CDS encoding TMEM175 family protein; protein product: MYKPERLMAFCDGVIAIAITLLVLGLEVPSVHDMTDQQLLSFLRESLHPLWGYVVSFILVGTYWLQHYVIFHYIDRVDRTFVALNGLFLLCVSFVPFPTGLQSSFRHDELAMVIYAATQAACGLSLMGIWWYAAHGRRLIGAEVPEPVVKSILRRTAVTPVVSLLAWAVLPVSADLSRLMFLAIPIAQFSHRELEPGSGEESV
- a CDS encoding exonuclease domain-containing protein: MTFSSNAAARQFAVVDVETTGFGRYDRILEVAIVVLDESLEIIDEYDTLIDPQRDVGPVHVHGITPSMLAGAPTFDEVAAAVRARLHEKVVVAHNLAFDQRMICGEYERLNAEVYPGRGVCTLRQTGEKLNCACRTYGIELEHHHRALADARATARLLQRAFDRAPFGSPARISDLRVPHNPRTLRREANGCGEVTPMERLVAATRYPTSDGLLLSYLDALDWVLDDLVITQAERQHLFELALDLGLSRGEVMSAHRKYLDCMVRAAMRDHVITEAEHAAISQVARLLHVTDYEIPDVTETTAAPTSIAEGTRVCFTGTAVDEYGEPLRRSDLEAMAASAGLQPVANVTKRGCDLLVAADPESRSGKAARARGFGIPIVSVDEFVEEIGDRR
- a CDS encoding serine hydrolase; translated protein: MNRSADETAVIARLRAAIRHEVEQKQIPAFSIAIVEGDRVVWADGFGHADAEKKSPATAETVYRVGSISKLLTDIAIMQQVEQGRLDLDEPVQTYLPDFAPEDPYGEPITLRQLMSHRSGLVREPPVGNFYDSSEPSLSETVASLNDTLLMYKPETATRYSNAGVAVLGAVLEQQLGVSHPEQVRRSILAPLEMTRSSFDPLPIAADQTATGWMWTYDGRRFEAPRFQLGTGPAGNLFSTVVDLAKFLTCLLNDGKGPDGPILQPETLALMAQPLTGPDGKPEQFGLGFHVTELDGETRIGHNGAVYGFSSELAALPDRNLGVATVAALDGSNGLVTELSDYALRLMIAAQEGKPLPTYRTTQPAPPEWAAQLIGRYKEVDGDGFAHIFELNGDLFLRWGPFQFTLRVAADDGSIIIDDTFGVDATVTLERGERLQIRDKVYRRLPDEPPADTPPRWKGLIGEYGPDYSTTYILEENGQLHVLLEWFYYYPLTEVSDDVFAFPDWGMYPGEQIIFKRDESGRATQMIMASVPFQRREVGTRDGETFRITPVKPIDDLRDEARSASPPPEPGNYRDPELTELVELDDTIYLDIRYATTNNFTGAVFYRQPRAFMQKPAAEAVARAHQRLKERGLGLLIHDAYRPWYVTKMFWDATPAELRDFVANPAYGSRHNRGCAVDLTLCDLETGKPIGMVAGYDEFSPRSFALYPGGTSRQRWYRELLRRTMEAEGFSIYTLEWWHFDYKDWKKYRIGNVTFEEIEEQ